In Strix aluco isolate bStrAlu1 chromosome 17, bStrAlu1.hap1, whole genome shotgun sequence, the genomic stretch GATTTcagtgtgagaaggaagaaattatgtttttctcCATGGTCACTCACCATTCATTTATCTGCCACCCTATGATTTCTGGAGGCTTTCTGTTCTCTGGCAGGGCAATAAACATTATTAGCACAGACAGCAAGGAGGTGAGGTCCTGAGGAGTATAGGCAGAGCTTTATGGTATGTTTACAAAAGGCGGCCAAAAAGGTGACATCAGTATGTACAGAaatgcagctgctgtgctggcgCTGCGTGTGGCTGGGGGTTATGgtcctctgaaaaaaaatgagaaaacctgCTCTGATATACAGCAGGGataattttttggggaaaaaaaaatcttcatttgtggtttttaaagTAAAGTTTCTTATCGTGCCATTTGTAGTTAATGGGTATTCTGGGTCTGCTGAAGCCAGTAGCTTTGTCCCTAAGCTCCACATGAAAAGGTCTGGAGGGGTTGAATCCACCAGGACTGGCTCACACTTCATGTCTGCCAGCATGTTTCTAACCTTGCTCCCTCCTGCgatgctttcctcctcctctcgaGACTGTGTGTCTTGGCAATACCATTTCCCCATCTGATCCTTATCTCGCTCTTGGCTGCTGGACTTGCGGGGCACAAGGGCGCGTTCCTGCTTTGCAGCCGAACAACACATCTCCAGGGCTGAGCCGCAGGAATGTGCTTCCTGAAGAGCTTGGCGTTTGAAACAGCAGCCTGTATTTGGTAACACAACTCTGCTGTGATTACTGAAAATGTTACTCTCTACCTCGGGACTGGAGCAGCTGAAAGAGGCTTTAAAATCACAAGTTAAAGTATAAATACAAGAGGAGAAAGAAGTCTATCCTGAAAAAATGAAGACACAGTGTTCAGCAATGTTCATCACACACTCGAGCACATTTTCTCCAATTACAGTTGACCCTTAGGAAGGGATTCAGGCTACCAAACTGACCAAACACAATTCAGTTATTGATGAAAAGTATAATCCACGAGCAGGCACCAGTGTTACAGctggctgggacagagccagCTCGCCAGGCACCTGCATTTATTGCATGCTAGTTTACAGCCTAGAGAGCTTTCTCCATATGACGCCAGGCTGCACgcattttcttttatgttatcCTAACCCTGGGGGGGTTCACTGGCAATGCTGGTCAGTACTGGTGGCTGCGCCATGGGTCCTGTTTCCTGCATATTTTAGGGATGCCGCCAGCGTGGCAGCCTGTGGCAACCCAGGGTgctcccccatgtccccacgcccCTCTTTTGGGTGGCTGGTCCCTATAGCCCACCCTGTCTGTAGCATCGTCTTGCTGGGGGAATTGGCCAAGATCTGTAGTTCTGAGCTGCGATGGGAGTCAGAGCTGTGAATTCGCACTCAGGAGGGTTGATCCCCATGCCCACACTTTGCAGGTTGAGGACACCAACCTCAGAGCCATGAAGTGCCTTAGCGGGGCACAAGGAGCCACCTGAGCCCTGATGTAGACCAAATTCATCCCTTTTCCAGTCTGTCCAGCTCTGAGGATGACAGCCTCCATCCTTAAATAAGCTGCGGGGTGAGGggagagctgcccacagcacTGCAGCCTACCCAATGCCGAGGGATTGGCAGGACAGTGGGGAGGAGCCCACGGGATCTGCCTTGGTTTCCATTAGCTTGGTTTGCTGCGCTGCAATTTTGAACTCAATTACATTGTTTGTAAAGGGAGAGTTTATAAATGCTTGTCACCAGGAGAACGAGGTTACATAATTAAACAATTTACCAGAGTCTGTGGCTTCAGTGCAGTTCTCTGGGGTGATTCAATATTCCAATAAAAATACTGGGTGATACCATAAATATTGTAAATGGCTCTCGATGGTTTCCAAGGGCTATGTCAACTGTTTATTGcattcaaagagaaaagaataagtGAAATCACAGAGAAgataaaaactaaataaataaaataatgagggaaataaagcaaaaatattttcttttgtattttgaaagctcTGGAGGATGTTTTTGGCCAGCATGAGAGAAGACCATCATATTTACCAGAATAAGGAACTGAGGACAACTGTGTGCACTTGCTCATAGGCTATATATGTATGTCTGTAGGGGCTGTGCATAGATACTTAGATAAAATCTGCCCACAACACAGAGAAAACCTCCTtgtttttttgattgtttgtgATATTTGCAGATTCCATCCACAGAACCCAAGAACACATCTCTTTCCCTGGCCAagctggcagctcctgcagccctgccataGTGAGGGCAGCTGAAGGAGGATGCCACGAGTGGGCAGAATTGCAGGATGGATTACCCATATCATTGAAAACTTGGGAAGGTTGTTTAAAAGTTGTTACTGAAGCAAGATAAATATTTGCCAGGCATGATCCCACCATGCAATGACAAGTAAGCTATAAGGAATGtgttaataaaatataaatgttctgaaaaggaaacaaatgttgTGGATGAAAAACAAGGACAAAATGAACTCGTGGCACCTCCAAaggcaacaactgaaaacatattTACATGGACTGGGCTGAAGTCTCTTCTGTCTTCTGAGGAACAGAAATTGCAGTATGCGCAGATCAGCCAGTTAGAGTAGTGGGTTTTCAGTGTGCCATAAAAACCCAAATACCGCTTCCAAGATGGTTTGTCCATCTTTTACTAACGTGGAGATGTGGGGCTTGGCTGCTCGAGGAAGGGGGAGTTACCCAACCCACCACATGAGTGGCCTGTGCCAGCATCCGGCACAGAAACCTTGGTGCTGCCCAGCACGGGGGCCCGAGGTCACACCATGCCGTCGCAGGCTGGCAATCCCCTGTAGCTTACGGGCAAACCCCTTCTCCACCCCAGCCACAAACTGGGCAGCTGCGGTGGATCTGTGTGGGCTCCAGGGAAAGCTTTTGGCACATGAAGCGCCAAGAGCCAGCGGTGGAGCCCTGGTGGTGATGTCCTGGGGGtggagtccccgtggtgacaccCCAGTGGTGGAGCACCCTGGGGGTGATGTTCTGGTGGTGGAGTCCCAGGGCTGACGCCCTGGCAGGCAGCTCGGAGGTGGCGGTGGGAGCACAAGGCCTCACCTGCCGCCTTGGGAAGATGCACATCCAGCAGATCGCTCGCAGGCCCAGGGGCTGCTGCGGGTCTCGCTCTTGCACTGGAGAAACACGAGAAAACACCCCGGATGGGGAAGGCTCAGGCACAAGTCCTACCATCCTGCAGCTACTCAGCGTCCCCCACCGCGGCAGAGGTAGGCAGAGGGCGACAGGGCTGCCGGGGGGAAGCACAAAGCCGGGCTTCGGCAGAGGCAGCAGCGGGATAAAGCGGGCGGGGCGCGCTATAGCGAGGGCGCCGGGGAGCGGTACCTGCGGGGAGGAGGCGGGGCTGGGGCAGTTCGGGTGCTCCCGGCAGCGGCTGCCGGAGGTGGCCGAGGCGCAGGCGCGGGGCGCAGGCGCTGTGTGCCGGCGGGGCCTGGGATGGCGGCGGCCCAGGCGGAGACGGGTGGCCCGTGCGCTGGCATGGCCGGGGCCGCGGGCCCCGCGAGGGACGTGGTGGAGGCCGCGGGCCCCGCCATGGACGAGCCTGAGGGCGAGGCGGGTGCCGCGGGCCCTGTGGTGGccgaggcgccgccgccgccgctgccggggctGCAGCTGGTGCAGCAGGGCGCCGAGGCGCGCGTTTACCGGGGGCTCTTCCTGGGGCGGGCGGCGGTGGCCAAGCTCCGCATCCCGAAGCGGTACCGGCACCCGGCGCTGGAGGAGCGGCTGAGCCGGCGGCGCACGGCGCAGGAGGCGCGGTCGCTGCTGCGGTGCCGGCGGGCAGGtgggcccgggggcggcggggccgggccggggcggcgggaggcgagGCTGCCCCGACGGGACAGACACCCCCGGGCGCCTCCGtgccccccggctgccccccggctgccccccggctCCGCGCGTCGCTCACAGCAAACACCCGAGGGCCTTCCCGCTGCCTCCCGAAGGATGCAGCTGGCTTCGTCTCATCCCGGGGCTGCCCGCTCTGCTTTGTCAGAGTGCCCCCCTGAAACGCAGCTTGTCCTGAGCCAGAAAGCCCCTGCGCGTGTTCGAGCGGGGAGTCGCACCCCGGGAGGGGCCGAGCCTGTTACCACGCTCCAGCTGCCAACTGGCGTCGAGGCTGGAGCAGCACGGGTTGGAAAACGGGGGTTGGCGGGGGGCATGCCTAGATGTGCCTTATCGGCAGCCGGGGGTGCTCTCGACTGCCATTTCTGCTTAAGGGTTGTATTGGTTGCGTTTTGTTGTAAAAGTTTGAAAATCCTGTAAATTAACCGCTAGcgtttcatttgtttttctttttaatagggatTCCAGCTCCAGTGGTCTACTTTGTGGATTATGTCACCAACTCCATATATCTTGAAGACATTGTAGACTCAATAACTGTTCAAGATCATATTAATTCTGTACAAAGGAGCGGAAATGATACCAGTAACCTCCTTATGTTAGCAGAGAAGATGGGTGAGCTGTTAGCAAGAATGCATGATGAAGATATTATACACGGGGATCTTACAACTGCCAATATACTTCTGCGGCCGCCCACAGAGAAGCTGGACTTGGTGCTGATAGACTTTGGACTCAGTTTTGTTTCAGGTCTTCCAGAGGATAAAGGAGTTGATTTGTATGTTCTGGAAAAAGTCTTCCTTAGCACTCATCCAGATACTGAAGCGGTGTTTAAAGCTCTGCTAAAGACCTATGCAGCTAAATCTAAAAAATCTGGTCCTGTGATCAAAAGGCTGGATGAAGTACGGCTAAGGGGAAGGAAGAGATCCATGATTGGGTAGAAGAGAGTGGGCTTAGGGATGGAGAAATGTCAGTACTTAAGTTCTGCAAATATGGTTATTTATATTTCCAGTTGGTTTTATTTCACAGATGGCTATTTTGATAACTGtcttcaaataaatatatttgaatgaGTTGTGTCATAAAGTAACCAAAGTCATTGTGAGATGGGAGCACAGACAAGAGAGAGACAACCAGAAGTCACTTCTTTCCTAAATGTTAAGTGTTTCTTCTAAAAAGTAGTTTACAGTGTCATTCCACTCACCATCTTCTTTGTGTGGTTAGAATCAGACAGAGTAGTATTTCTCAGCCTGTGGACTACAGGTTCATGGGAGGTAAGAGGGAGCTGGGGATACCAGAGCATCTACAAAAggtaattaagaaaaacaaatgtcttatttttctcagaagacTTTACAATGGAGTGCTTAAATCCATTATAAATGGCTCTACACATCCTGAAAAATGTTAAGAGGACTGAATTCCAGGATACAGGCAATGCTGAAGTACAGTGCTAAACATAAGACAGGAACATTTTCTTCCAGTAGtaattttggtgttttttcactttcagttgATAGTGTTTCCTTAAGCAAATATAAAAGTCATTAATCAAGAACAGTTTTCTGCTGAGAAACTTCCACTTCAAGAAAGAAGTCTGTACATTTCCATTTTTGGAACTTTCTGAGAGGTACTGCTTGTATTGTGATTGCCTGGTTAGGTAGGCAGTAATACTGGGTTTTTTGGTAAAATTTTCTCTATATTACTTTACTATCTGGATTACCGTATCTAAGAGTGTGAATGTAAGATGGCCTAGAGGAAAAACTTACAAACACCACAGTGGATGGGTTAGAAGCTATTCAGTCCTCTGCGTTACAAGCAGGCTGGGATGCCAGTTGTGTGCTGGGTGAGTGCGTGAGCAGGTaatgatttaaaagaaacagtgaaCTTCTCCCTGCGATTCGCTGTGTTGGCAGCCGCGTTGTCTGTCGGGGAGATCCTCTGTTCCTTTATGCTGTCCCTCGTGCTCTGTCTTGGTGAGCGCAGGGAAGAGCAAACCCTGCAGGACCCCCTTCCGCAGGGCGCGTTCCCCACCCGTTCCCGGCCGCGGACACGTCCCTTGGGGCGGCTCCTGCCAACCCCGAGGGGGAAGAGCCGCAGTGAAGCCGCGCGGGGGTGATGGGCGCAGCTCTGcctggccggggagggggggatggcGGGCTCTTCCTCCCCGCTTACAGCAAAGCAACCTGGGCAAACGCCCGCCTGGGGACACGGTAGGAGGGGACGGGGCAAGCGGGAGCCCCGGGGCCCCCGCCCGCAGGGTGCCGGTAGcccgggctggggagggagaggggcgCCAGCTCGGGGCTGCGCTGGGGGCGCTGCGGGCGGCGCCGAGAACCACAGTGCTCCGCCGCGCGACGGTGTTTATTCCGCGCGGTGGCGCCgccgcagcgccgccgcccctGAATCGCAGGGTGGCAGGTTCGCAGCCGCGCAAGTGTCCTAGCGCTGCGGGCTGCCCGTGCCCGGCGCGCATTCACCTCTTGCCAGAGGAGCCGCCTGGGCGAGTGCCCGGTCCCGGCGTGGGGCCCCGGGTTCCACCGCCCAGCCACAGCTTTGGCTGCGGGGCCCGAGGAGCCCCTGCTCGCTGCCCAGCCAGCACCGCCCGCCCCccgtgtgtgttttgtttttactgcGTGGGTGCCCCAGCGGTGCTCACCCCGCGTGGAGCGTGCTGCTGCCCGGGCTGGGGGCAAGAAGGAGGAGCCATATTTCCTTGCTGTGGGGCTTTAGGGGCGGCTGCACACTCTCCTGCCTGCTTGGAGGCCGAATGCAACAGCCCAAGCAGCACCCGGTCACTTACAACAGTGCACCCAGGGTGGCCTGTgggctggagcaggtggatgtgagCTAATGAGTCCCCTAACGAGGCCTGATCTGAGCCCCGAATCCTGCACCCACTGAGGGGAGGCAGCACGCCCAACCTCCCTGCCCGCCATCCCCCACCTGTACAAACACCGCTTTTACTGTCTCCTGGTGATGCCAGGACTGACTTGTGTTTGTAAAGCCCTTTGAAGAAGTCTGTTTCTAACTATCGTTATGTTTATTAAAATGCAGCTCTCCCTGCGGGACAGCGGAGTAGAAACAAAGCTGATCAACTGCAAGTTTTTATGGCCGGCACAGTGCTCTGAGATGAAGCCCCGCGGCGGAGCCGGGGtcagcagcctgtggagaggcCAGCCCTCTCGGGGCACTGGTGCGTGGGACTGGCCTTCTAGCAGGGACTCCTGAACTGGCCTCTGCTGAAATCTGCTCGGGGATGGAgcttcaaaacaaagcagaacattactggtaatgaaaagtaaaatgttttgctttttcaccGCATGATAAAACTCCTCCTCATTATGTAAGTGTTACTTTTTGCACATCTGTGTTACGGCTTGTTGATATTTCCTCTGGATCAGCCTGATGTGTCTGTATGGGTTGCTGTAGTGAATGCTGAGCTATTGCTGTTTGAGGGTGGAAAAATCACAGCAGGTGCATGTCCAGCAAAGAGGACACTATGGACCTGCAAAGTATCCACCGCACATCTTCTTGCAGCATCAGCTCTATCActggctgtggctgtggcagCAGCTCCTTGGATGAAAACTGCTGATTCCCTGGCTGGTTCGCAAGGCACGTGCAGTTTCCAGTCCTGGTTTGGCTGAGGATAGCTTGGCTTGCTGCTGTGTTAGCTTTCAGTGCATCTGCATGGGTCATAAGCAACActgaattattattattgatataATTTGCCATTGCATTAATAATACTCAGGCTTTATGTCCAGTGTGCATGCATTCTCATAAGGAAAATAGGACTCccgttttctttttttacattaataatttATCTGCTGCAAATACAGTTCCAAGCCACCAATATTCTTTCAGAGCTTGGTCTGACTTTTTACAAAGTCCTTTAGCTCGTTTGAGTTTAAAAGGAAAACCGATAAAATAAAAACCTACTCTGTTAAGTGAAATTGAAACAATAATCTTTAGAAAGACGTAAAAATGATCTTTTAGGCTAGAAACCCAAACTTCCTTTTAACTCGGAGTGACTGTTTGTCCTGTTCTGTACTTCCACCGCTGGCCGAAGCCGCCCAGCAGGCAGTCCCACCCCCTTCAGAGTACGGTCCGCACACGGAGCGCGGTCGCAGCTCCGTGTGTCACCGGGAGAAGCGGTGATGTCCTGCTCCGGCGCAGCCGGAGGGGCTGTTCTCACCCGCCTTCGCCCCCCAGACCCTCCCGCCTGCCTCCGGGGGGCATcgagcggcgggaggggggggtgagGGCGAGCGCGTATGTTGCACCCAGCCGCTGGGGGTCCCTCTGCCGCCATCGCTAGCGCtggaaaaatctttattttgggaaaaatgttctttcaacagaaaatgtttctaaTTACGGGCTGGATAGACACTTGCTCACTCTGGATCTTTCTACTGCTTGAATCTTCCTGCTGTTGAGAATGAATTGTCGCAGGGGACCAGCTCCAGGCCTGCCAAGAACAGCTTCATTTCCAGGGGCTTCCCGGCACCCGCCTGATCCTGCCTCACACCTGGGTATCACCCAAAGGGCCATGAACACAAGGGGTGTGCAAATAAGGTCtaaagagaggagtaaaaggaaagagggaaagacaAATATAATGGAAATAGAGGCAGAATTTTCATGATTAGGATTTCCGAGGGAATCGCTGGTTGTTGATGGAGTtgcctttttgtttattttggtgcCTGACCATCATCTGTGATTTCTCTCACAGGACTGCGGAGGCAGTTTGCAATCTCCAGGTTACAGCCTGCAGTTTGCAGTAGTAACGACAAGTTCTGTTTTGCCCACTGATGCCATAAGTGCAGAAATGAAATAAGGGGACTTTTGGAGGTAGATGTGAGTTGTAGACCTATAGGAGCACTAAGAGGAAAAACAGACgtgaaagaaaacacatacaAGTATGGCAAGAAACAGGAATGAAATTACGGTTGCATAATCTGGGTATGCTCTTACCATGACTTTTGGACAGTGGCTGCTCTGTGCAGGCAGTTACTCTGTGTATATGTAAAAACTGTGCATACAAGCTATAGGGTGTAGGTTTTTTGAGTGAACTTTTTTTAGTCTAGGCCTTGATGTCTGCAAGAAATTGatattttccagttttgcaaGATGCAAAACACTGATAACCTTTTGCAACTCTCCTCTCCCATCAGTGCTGATAGGAAACCAAGTTAGTGCAATAAAAGCATAAAAGCTCATTTGTAACCCAGAGTTCACTATGTGAGGGTCACTACAGATAAATAAAGCCTCTCCCTGGCCCAAGAACAAGCTCTGTCACACAGTGGTCCCTTTGGGCACTACGCAGCACCTCTTTCTTTTGTGCTAAGCTACACTTACTCTGTGAGTAATGGCCCAGGAGTGGAGAGAGGTCTGGTCCCAGTGACGGCCATGGAGCACGGGgagggtggctgctgctggcactggaaaTGGGGGTGGTAGAGACGGAGtttacaaggaaataaattaattaaacgTTAATTCCCAGCTGAAGTCCTGGAAGGCCGAGTGAACCAGCATGTAGCCCCTGCACAATGCTCTCAGTTGGGAAGCGCTGAGGCCAGCATCCGCCCAGAGGGGCCGGGTGGGATGGGAGAAGGGGCTGTCCGGGCAGAGACGTGACTCACGTCTCGGAGGGGGAACGTGCTCCCGTTTCCCTCACCTTCTGCACTGGCAGAAGTCTGTGTCTTTTTAGGAGAAAGAACAGACTGTGGCACTGATGGCTTATTATTCTTCTGAAGCTTTTTTCAATTTACAAGGTTGATTTTGAGAGAAAAAGCTTTGCAGAGCTCCTTTGGTCCAGCATGTGGCACACCCTCATACACGTGCTCCCAGTCTCTGGCTGGTGGGTATACTGGGTAAACTGGATCTGTTTTAAGCAATTGTGATGTTCGGATGGCCTGAATTTTGCTTTCACATCTTCAGTCACCCACTGCCCATCCTCTCCATCATGCACCACTACCCAAGTGATAAAGCAGCTTTTGCTACCATAGCCCACCATGTGGCAATAAGGTGGCACAGGAATCTCCTACTCTTTTTATCATGACAAATTTTTATTCATGTTGTTTAGCAGTTAAAGAAAAGCTAGATAAAAAATCCCCATAGCTTTCTCTCAgccagctctgtgctttcttttgggCCCCAAGAGAAGGTGCATTTGCCAGCGGGGCTGggcagccgcggggccgggcgccaGGAGGATGCCGGATCCTCGCTTTGCCAGCGGCCTCCGGCAGTGCCCAGCAAAAGCTTTTGTGTCCGTTCTGCTATTAAAAACAGCCGCAGTGGTGGTGCTGTCACCCTTTAGCCCCTGCCCGGGATGGGTGTGGGGATTAACTGATTTGTTACTATTTgtgcaaaattatatatatgtgtgctgttaaggagagggaggggaacaGAGGAGGGGGATCCAGGGGTACAGTCCTGCCTCTAATGCTGGTTGTATCACCACACTCTTCCTCTCTAATTTCTTGTTCCTTCTGTGCCAGTGATTCATGGTTTTTATAAGCTGGAGAGAGCTTTCTTCAGTGGAGTCTGCTTTTTCATCCAGTGCATTTGACTCCCAACTTCTTTGATGCTCTAGGAGTGACCTGCCTGGAGGTAGTAATTCTCCAGAGAGATGGTTATTTGTGAAAAGGGAAAGGTTTCTCTACTGAACATGATTTTTATACATCTTTCATATATATGGGGCCAACTCACCCAGGTTTTGAATATGTTTTAAAGCACTCAAAGGATGTTGGTGAAGTACTAAATCAGGGTGttattttgctttcccttttttctcctcactACTCAGCTTCATTTAGCCTCCAATTGCGAGAATCCAGGCAATgcaaaaagcagagagaaaatccAGCTCCCTTGACTTTGATCTCTTGCTCATCTTGATAGTGCATCAGCTCGGTCTGCTGTGATGTTGCCTCTCGCTTGGGCTCCCTGCAGTCAGATGGAGACTGGCAACCTCTGCAGCGCTCGCTGAGATTTACCTTGGTCCAGGCGAGGGGATCCTGTCCTGCCCCACATACTCtcccattttatttctgatgACCCTGACAcatggcagagctggcaggaaaaTCTGCCCTCAGAGTTAGCAGGGCagcttttgtgttttctctttgacTCATGATTGTAGCATCCTTATTTGCATGGGTCTGGCCTGATTATGTTAAGGGCAGGCAGGGTATAGTCATATGCTACTCACTCGCTTGCTGGGGCTCACACTTGTGTGAGCCAAGTTTGCCTCCTGCTTTCCTGGTAGTTCCCATGGCTCTATCCTGCTCCGCACCACTGgccttttgtttgcttgtgttcacttatttttaatggaaaagaaaaaaagtgtttcacatGGCATTGCAAACAAATTGTCGAACTTCTGAGTCACTGGTTAAATTGAATTGTCAAAAGCAATTGCAGCTCCCTGTTTGTCTCCTGCTTTTGAGTTTTTAATGATTTGTGTCCACAGAGGGGAAATGTTTGAGAACTAAACCAGGTATttaaactgctggatttggattttttttttttttctagcaatcACTTGTACCATTTCTTTATATTTAGATGCACTGAGCCCGAGTTATTAGCACAACCAGATGCTATTCCATGGCCTGCAATACACAGATGGTCAAACTGAGTGCGCTCGGGCGATGCCAGAGTTCTGGAACCGCTTTCGGGACGCCTCCGCTGCCGACCCCCTCCGGCTGCCAAAGCTGCGCGGCCGGGGGTGCGGGAAGGtggtgcggggcggggggggggggggggggggagacggACGCGGAACCGGGGGGGGCTGTGCGGCAGGACGGCCGGGGGGCGGTTTAGGGGGGCGAAGGGCGGTATGGCGGGGGCGGGGCGGTATAGCGGGGCCCCtcccggcgggcggggcggcggcgctgccccccccccgcgggataaagcggcggcggtggcggtgcCGGGGGCGGTGGGGCGGGATGGCGGCGCTGGGCGCGCTGGTGAAGAAGGCGTGGAGCGTCCGGCGGTTCGTGGTGCTGCTGTGCGCGCCGCTGGCGCTGGTGCCCGTGCTGCTCAGCCTGCCCCCCAAGGTACCcgcacccacccccccacaccccccccggccccggcggaggGCACGGCGCGGATGGAGACCACCGGCCGTGGAGCGGGGGGCAGGCGCGGCGGCTTGGGGCTGCCCCCCGGGGTTGCAGACTGGGGACACccgcggggatgggggggggggaggcacgGAGCAGGGGACCCTGACTGGGGTGCACTGACCAGGGATGCGGATTGGGGGGGCTGCAGACAGGGACACAGGCTGGGGGGACACCAGTGAGGGTGCACCAACTAACTGGGTGAGGGTACACCAACTAACTGGGGGGCAGCAGCGAGGGTACACCAACTAACGGGGACACCAGTGAGGGTACACCAACTAACTGGGGGCAGCAGTGAGGGTACACCAACTGGGGGGCACCAAGGGGGGCCACGGACCAGGAGCACAGACTGAGGACACTGATTCGGGGCATGGGCCAAGGGTATGGAGCAGCGTTACAGACTGGAGGTGCAAATTGtggggcacagccctggggacacgGCCTGGGACACAGCCTTGGTGCTCTGTCCCACCTCGCTGCTCACCTCTTGCCCCGGCCCCTGCAGTATTTGGCCCTCATGAGGGTCACCTTGCTACCtgccagggtctcctggagggAGGGGACCACCGAAGGCTGTGGTCTGCCACAGCTCCTCACCCTTCTGCAGCCACCTGCAAGTGTGAAGGGAGCATCCTGGGGTCATCTTAACTTGTTAGGAGAAAGAAGGGACCGATAGCGTGAACTGTATTTATGTTGCTTCTATAGACATGAGGAGTTCTAAGGAACCTATGGCTCAGAATCAGCTGGAACTAAGTGGCACTAACTAGTACTCCTTGCTGATACCTGGCTGCATTATTGTAGTTTTCATCAGTTGTGTTCAAAGGagagctggggaaactgaggtaaAGCAGGTCCATGGCCAGCATCACCCAGCCAGGAGTTCGTAGAGCTGGGGTGGAAGGAAGTGCCCAGGGCTCTGAGGCTGCCTGGCATTGTCCCGTCCCCTTCGCTGTGGGGATTGCCCCCGGTAGCAGtgtgggcagggggagagggatgctgcagggctggaggtggCTGTGCAGCGGGGTTCGTGCAGCCGGGTtcgtgctgcagggctgggcagtgCCGGGGAGCTGTGAGTGCCGCCTGCGCCGCTGCGGGCAATTCTTGGGGGACC encodes the following:
- the TP53RK gene encoding EKC/KEOPS complex subunit TP53RK, translated to MAAAQAETGGPCAGMAGAAGPARDVVEAAGPAMDEPEGEAGAAGPVVAEAPPPPLPGLQLVQQGAEARVYRGLFLGRAAVAKLRIPKRYRHPALEERLSRRRTAQEARSLLRCRRAGIPAPVVYFVDYVTNSIYLEDIVDSITVQDHINSVQRSGNDTSNLLMLAEKMGELLARMHDEDIIHGDLTTANILLRPPTEKLDLVLIDFGLSFVSGLPEDKGVDLYVLEKVFLSTHPDTEAVFKALLKTYAAKSKKSGPVIKRLDEVRLRGRKRSMIG